The following coding sequences lie in one Apium graveolens cultivar Ventura chromosome 3, ASM990537v1, whole genome shotgun sequence genomic window:
- the LOC141714360 gene encoding uncharacterized protein LOC141714360, with protein MWRRRWLELIKDYDGIISYPPGKTNVVADALSRKGGLNVLNSYEELIKDFGKLEIEVRIPEIGREVIYAMTSQPEILEKIRRHQEQMMNHEKDKLSGKEIKTQKDNEGIYQVARVSKIFSVMELKHEILNEAHKSRLSIHHGSTKI; from the coding sequence ATGTGGcgaaggagatggttggaattgatcaaagattacgacgGTATTATCAGTTATCCTCCCGGAAAGacgaatgttgtagcagatgcgctaagccgTAAAGGAGGGTTGAATGTGTTAAATTCATATgaggaattaatcaaggattttgGGAAGTTGGAAATAGAAGTGCGAATTCCAGAAATTGGAAGAGAGGTAATCTATGCAATGACTTCTCAGCCAGAAATTTTAGAAAAGATTCGACGTCATCAAGAACAAATGATGAACCACGAGAAGGATAAGTTGTCTGGAAAAGAAATTAAGACTCaaaaggataatgaaggaataTACCAAGTTGCTCGCGTATCTAAAATTTTTAGTGTTATGGAATTGAAACACGAGATTCTTAATGAAGCGCATAAATCAAGATTATCGATTCACCATGGAAGTACAAAAATATAA